In the Podospora bellae-mahoneyi strain CBS 112042 chromosome 4, whole genome shotgun sequence genome, one interval contains:
- a CDS encoding hypothetical protein (EggNog:ENOG503P3GG; COG:I), with product MIVSRNAYRLVAIVYGCIVIYISAPYLYRFGDHVRQTNPFSGQKWIEQAFVPTEAELACLNGQSSSFEHHHNHHTTDDSEPIPNIVHFNYGLKNPLYNPGAGHFDFLSYLAVRSAIVSLKPDAVYLHYTYLSEPPSPDPNADPLTNPWIRRLSKDITLIHHPPTSSSDHYAHVSDTLRLKALLTDGGIYLDIDAFALRPFDHILANPSPHDVILGAEGGNRWGLCNAVIAARPNSTFLTRWLESYNNTDLSKEWNYHSVILPKELAEEHPSEVCALAPDAFFWPTWTWRHIDWMHERLDKEKAKYWEGEIERHGGSLFTNQLAYHAWSQMAWERYLRELTPEVVRGRDTRFNLLMRRFLEDDV from the coding sequence ATGATCGTGTCGCGCAATGCCTACCGTCTCGTCGCTATCGTCTACGGCTGCATAGTCATCTACATATCCGCGCCCTACCTCTACCGATTCGGGGACCATGTGAGACAGACCAACCCATTTTCGGGTCAGAAATGGATCGAGCAAGCCTTCGTCCCGACCGAAGCCGAGCTGGCATGCCTCAACGGCCAGTCTTCCTCGTTTgaacaccatcacaaccaccataCCACCGACGATTCCGAACCAATACCAAACATTGTCCACTTCAACTACGGGCTGAAGAACCCACTGTACAACCCCGGCGCAGGTCACTTTGATTTCCTCAGCTACCTCGCAGTCAGGTCAGCCATCGTATCTCTCAAACCGGACGCTGTATATCTTCACTATACCTACCTCTCCGAACCACCCTCGCCGGACCCCAACGCCGACCCATTAACCAATCCTTGGATTCGTCGGTTGTCAAAAGACATCACGTtaatccaccacccacccacctcctcatccgaccACTACGCTCACGTCTCGGACACATTGCGCCTCAAAGCCCTCCTGACAGACGGAGGCATCTACCTTGACATCGACGCCTTTGCCCTCCGTCCCTTTGACcacatcctcgccaacccctcACCCCATGATGTAATCCTCGGCGCAGAAGGCGGAAACCGCTGGGGTCTCTGCAACgccgtcatcgccgcccGGCCCAACTCGACTTTCCTCACCAGATGGCTAGAATCCTATAACAACACCGACCTCTCCAAGGAATGGAATTACCACTCTGTGATTCTGCCAAAGGAGCTCGCCGAGGAGCACCCAAGCGAGGTTTGCGCCCTGGCGCCCGATGCGTTTTTCTGGCCGACATGGACGTGGAGGCATATTGACTGGATGCATGAGAGGTTGGACAAGGAAAAGGCAAAGTACTGGGAGGGCGAGATTGAGAGGCATGGGGGCAGCTTGTTTACGAACCAGCTGGCGTATCATGCCTGGAGTCAGATGGCCTGGGAGAGGTATTTGAGGGAGTTGACGCCCGAGGTGGTGCGGGGCAGGGATACGAGGTTTAatttgttgatgaggaggtttttggaggatgatgtatga
- a CDS encoding hypothetical protein (EggNog:ENOG503P93Z) — protein sequence MAREGTRSSTGNSKPRVFQTVDTAPAVKRTTKPKAAKGETKGAKPTGVTKKKAAPKKETVAKKAKAAIKKAAPKKAAEKAEKTEKADKPEKAEKAEKAEKVEKVEKAEKPKTTTKKKEAAAAK from the exons ATGGCTCGTGAAGGAACCCGTTCGTCCACCGGCAACTCCAAGCCGCGTGTCTTTCAGACTGTCGACACCGCTCCTGCCGTGAAGAGGaccaccaagcccaaggctGCGAAGGGGGAGACCAAGGGCGCCAAACCCACCGGTGtaaccaagaagaaggccgcccCCAAGAAGGAGACCGTTGCGAAGAAG GCCAAGGCTGCTATCAAGAAGGCCGCGCCCAAGAAGGCAGCCGAGAAGGCGGAAAAGACGGAGAAGGCCGACAAGCCCgagaaggctgagaaggctgaaaaggccgagaaggtTGAGAAGGTCGAGAAAGCTGAGAAG CCcaagacaacaaccaagaagaaggaggctgctgctgccaaatAA
- a CDS encoding hypothetical protein (COG:I; EggNog:ENOG503NWGU; CAZy:GT69): MKDPINYDHCLYDTDSDDHETHEFLRRSSWDDHHRNLTHLHTKYITPTKPYLLKAQRFLSRLRLLRRTAWRATPRPLILLLKSLLLFLTSILILTPIFLPSYNNPPIHYSQTLHACRGTSPREGCANLFNEQVFIATILYDKNGKLASGPFSDRLLRLIRILGPDNVFLSIYENDSGPKGKAALEELKSRVPCKHAVTSDDHVSLDNFPTVLLPDGTPRVKRVAYLAELRNRALRPLDQRTKEDRINGVRKFDKVLFLNDIVFDPIDAANLLFGTNVDKQTGRAAYVAACAMDFWFGHRMYDIYAMRDADGYASYQAIYPFFGERGRGLSRKDVLESKDAVRVKSCWGGMMAMQGRYVQNVEEEKPRGKAWEEGVVAGHAIDPGNHTRADADADAAVTGPVRFRHEPGAYYDACECCLFSADLTEAAKRQGDLPAGAMKGSESGIYVNPYIRVAYEEGVFKMIHVVRVWEKLIRIIYDLQTRLFEPVAQNPWRTVQPGETFEEEIWNGKDWEVVTRIGRPGLFCGVREMQVLRVGGKRAGKSGNNWANTRMPPGQRMEFATWWGEILPESWRKDYEDTPEEEKDEFFYKLYSWDK, translated from the coding sequence atGAAAGACCCCATCAACTACGACCACTGTCTCTACGACACCGACTCAGACGACCATGAAACCCACGAATTCCTCCGCCGCTCCAGCTGGgacgaccaccaccgcaacctaACCCACCTCCACACCAAATacatcacccccaccaaaccctACCTCCTCAAAGCCCAAcgcttcctctcccgcctccgcctcctccgccgaaCAGCCTGGCGCGCGACCCCCCgacccctcatcctcctcctcaaatccctcctcctcttcctcacctcgatcctcatcctcacccccatcTTTCTGCCGTCctacaacaaccccccaataCACtactcccaaaccctccacgCCTGCCGCGGCACCTCCCCCCGCGAAGGCTGCGCAAACCTCTTCAACGAGCAAGTCTTCATCGCCACAATCCTGTACGACAAAAACGGCAAGCTCGCCTCAGGCCCCTTCTccgaccgcctcctccgcctcatccGCATCCTCGGCCCCGACAACGTGTTCCTGTCAATCTACGAAAACGACTCCGGCCCAAAGGGCAAAGCCGCGCTCGAGGAGCTCAAATCCCGGGTACCCTGCAAACACGCCGTCACATCCGACGACCACGTTTCCCTGGATAACTTCCccaccgtcctcctccccgacgGCACACCCCGAGTAAAGCGGGTCGCCTACCTAGCCGAACTTCGAAACCGGGCCCTGAGACCGCTGGATCAGAGGACAAAGGAGGATAGGATCAACGGGGTCAGAAAGTTTGACAAGGTTCTGTTTTTGAACGACATCGTTTTTGACCCCATTGACGCGGCGAATTTGCTGTTCGGGACGAATGTAGACAAACAAACTGGGCGGGCGGCCTATGTCGCCGCGTGCGCGATGGATTTCTGGTTCGGACATAGAATGTACGACATCTACGCCATGCGCGACGCGGACGGGTACGCGAGCTACCAGGCCATCTATCCCTtttttggggagagggggagggggctgtcCCGGAAGGATGTTCTCGAGAGTAAGGATGCGGTGCGAGTGAAGAGTTGCTGGGGGGGCATGATGGCTATGCAGGGGAGGTATGTTCAgaatgtggaggaggaaaaacCAAGAGGAAAagcgtgggaggagggggtggtggcgggacATGCGATTGATCCGGGGAATCATACCcgtgctgatgctgatgctgatgctgctgtgACCGGACCGGTGAGGTTCAGGCATGAGCCCGGGGCGTATTATGATGCGTGTGagtgttgtttgttttcggCAGATTTGACCGAGGCGGCGAAGAGGCAGGGGGATTTACCGGCTGGGGCGATGAAGGGGAGTGAGAGCGGGATTTATGTCAATCCTTATATTCGTGTGGCgtatgaggagggggtgtttaAGATGATTCATGTCGTGAGGGTGTGGGAGAAGCTGATCAGGATCATTTATGACCTTCAGACCAGGCTGTTTGAGCCGGTGGCGCAGAACCCTTGGAGGACGGTGCAGCCAGGGGAGACcttcgaggaggagatttgGAACGGAAAGGACTGGGAGGTTGTTACTCGCATTGGGAGGCCGGGGTTGTTTTGCGGTGTGAGAGAGATGCAAGTCCTGCGCgttggggggaagagggcgggGAAGAGTGGGAATAACTGGGCGAATACAAGAATGCCGCCGGGGCAGAGGATGGAGTTTGCGACgtggtggggggagatcTTGCCTGAGAGCTGGAGAAAGGATTATGAGGATACCcctgaggaggaaaaagacGAGTTTTTTTACAAGTTGTATTCTTGGGATAAATGA
- a CDS encoding hypothetical protein (COG:K; EggNog:ENOG503P40X), whose amino-acid sequence MSQPTEHKSWTKTVVTTSSKSLTCTVSTDPTLISLDALSAAFNSDFIYWSKPLTHAHLQTLVQNSLCLGLYDEEKELIGFGRLITDRLTFAYVTDVYVLPSHQGKGLARFMMSCLDEIVSEWDEHLRRLLLFTRDEEAAKLYKHTLGAQDVRETGTGKLICMERVGGGNTFQAPDH is encoded by the exons ATGTCTCAACCAACTGAGCACAAATCATGGACGAAGACTGTCGTCACCACAAGCAGCAAGAGCCTCACATGCACAGTCTCCACCGATCCcaccctcatctccctcgaTGCCCTCTCCGCAGCCTTCAACTCAGACTTCATCTACTGGTCCAAACCCCTCACCCACGCCCATCTCCAGACTCTAGTCCAAAACTCACTTTGCCTCGGTCTCTATGATG aagaaaaagaattaaTAGGCTTCGGCCGCCTGATAACCGACCGACTCACCTTCGCCTACGTCACAGACGTCTacgtcctcccctcccaccaaggTAAAGGACTGGCCAGATTCATGATGTCCTGTCTGGACGAGATAGTCTCCGAATGGGACGAGCACCTAAGACGCTTACTCCTCTTTACCCGAGACGAGGAAGCTGCCAAGCTCTACAAACACACCCTCGGGGCACAAGACGTGAGGGAGACCGGCACAGGAAAGCTAATCTGCATGGAGAGAGTCGGTGGCGGAAACACCTTCCAGGCACCAGATCACTGA
- a CDS encoding hypothetical protein (EggNog:ENOG503NWWJ; COG:G; CAZy:GT15), whose amino-acid sequence MLFPPLTRPRGPLRTLLTRLHPYRIPLTLLLLALLTEVYLHNSYYTIHHPARDLDVPFYTSCQEPDLSPSAPREAAAIVMLARNHEVEKALRTVISIEKHFNRWFHYPIVFLNDEDWDPEFVSTMNETVSGGAKFEVIPKEEWGFPANINQDRAREAINRQGQQGVLYGGLESYHHMCRFYSGKFYTLKALREYKWYWRIEPDVEFYCALTYDPFVEMAKHEKVYGFTVALPKEPATCPGLFRAVADWKEEQDYRTTELWKAMVSPSWLPWPIRKMMSGLGHRDGRGDGWNLCHYWSNFEIASLDFFRSNAYQDLFERLDERGGFYEERVSTLTPFFRLGKNLMLIMRKQWGDAPVHSLALAMLLDSHKVHHFEDIGYRHDWYFQCPANAPGGQLPQSEVLGGPAFEVREEREDGIGCRCECDGSRTRNHASYCLNRLTQPNKSRRLGTLGWVRSWWA is encoded by the coding sequence ATGCTCTTCCCCCCATTAACACGCCCCCGTGGCCCCCTCCGCACCCTCCTAACCCGCCTCCACCCCTACCgcatccccctcaccctcctcctcctcgccctcctcaccgaaGTCTACCTCCACAACTCCTActacaccatccaccaccccgcccGCGACCTCGACGTCCCCTTTTACACCTCATGCCAAGAACCCGACCTCTCCCCCTCGGCGCCCCGCGAAGCCGCAGCAATAGTAATGCTCGCCCGCAACCACGAAGTCGAAAAAGCCCTTCGCACCGTAATCTCGATAGAAAAACACTTCAACCGCTGGTTCCACTACCCCATCGTCTTCCTCAACGACGAGGACTGGGACCCGGAATTTGTCTCAACCATGAACGAGACTGTCTCGGGCGGCGCAAAGTTCGAGGTCATACCCAAGGAAGAATGGGGCTTCCCCGCGAATATAAACCAAGACCGCGCTCGAGAGGCGATCAACAGGCAGGGCCAACAGGGGGTGTTGTACGGTGGGCTGGAATCATACCACCACATGTGCAGGTTTTATTCGGGCAAGTTTTACACGCTAAAGGCGCTGAGGGAGTACAAATGGTACTGGCGGATTGAACCGGACGTGGAATTCTACTGCGCGCTGACGTACGACCCGTTTGTGGAGATGGCCAAGCATGAAAAGGTGTACGGGTTTACCGTCGCGCTGCCTAAGGAGCCGGCGACGTGCCCGGGGTTGTTTCGGGCGGTGGCTGActggaaggaggagcaggattATCGGACCACCGAGCTGTGGAAGGCGATGGTGAGCCCGAGCTGGCTGCCTTGGCCGATCAGGAAAATGATGAGCGGGTTGGGGCATAGGGACGGGCGTGGGGACGGGTGGAATTTGTGCCATTACTGGAGCAATTTTGAGATTGCGAGTTTGGACTTTTTCAGGAGTAATGCTTATCAGGATTTGTTTGAGAGGTTGGACgagaggggggggttttatgaggagagggtgagtACCCTAACCCCCTTTTTCCGACTTGGAAAGAATTTGATGCTGATCATGAGAAAACAGTGGGGAGATGCACCGGTGCATTCGCTCGCGCTGGCGATGCTGCTTGATTCGCACAAGGTTCACCACTTTGAGGATATTGGGTATAGGCATGATTGGTACTTCCAATGTCCTGCCAACGCTCCGGGAGGACAGTTACCGCAGAGCGAAGTCCTGGGGGGGCCGGCGTTTGAAGTCCgagaagagagggaggatgggattGGGTGTCGGTGTGAGTGCGATGGCAGCCGGACGAGGAACCATGCGAGTTATTGCCTGAACCGGTTGACGCAGCCAAACAAGAGCAGGAGGTTGGGTACgttggggtgggtgaggagttggtgggcctag
- the CEL74A gene encoding Xyloglucanase (CAZy:GH74; COG:G; EggNog:ENOG503NXB9) — MKVSSLVHLLVAAVAAPAAAEFSWKNVNIGGGGGFVPGIVFHPTTPGVAYARTDIGGLYRLNPDDSWTPITDSLGTDERWGHWGIDAVALDPQEPNRVYAAVGMYTTNWDPNPGAIIRSDDKGATWVSTDLPFKVGGNMPGRGMGERLAVDPANSNIIYFGARSGNGLWKSTDGGATFSKVTSFTNAGSYIVDPSDLYGYNGDRIGLTFVTFDSTSSVRNGATSRIFVGTADNTTASVYVSDDAGATWAPVAGQPTKYFPHKCKLQPTEKALYFTYSDGAGPYDGTSGGVHRYDLTTGTWKDITPVSGGDLFYGFGGLGLDMKKPGTLVVASLNSWWPDAQLFRSTDSGETWSPLWEWAGYPDMNLYYSIHTDKAPWINTGFLSQDSKRLGWMIEALEINPHDSDHWLYGTGLTLFGGHDLTKWDTTRNITIHSLAAGIEEMAVLGLASAPGGSELLAAVGDNNGFTFKEAADLLTSPQTPWMNPMWTSATDVDYAGNKPNQVVRVGNSPGSPQIAISTDGGLTWSPHYGASNTDHSGTLAYSADASTVLWSSGNAGVLRFHTSTATTYNPGSVVPSADSAEGVFTPVDSLPSGAVIAADKRNNSIFYAGFEGTLYRSLDGGATFLTVAVDPRSSTTSMTVVAIKDMVAHPVVAGEVWVSTNIGLLRSTDYGLNYAQVGEGSITNTEQFAFGLGEGGSKWNIYAFGYGLNGPRLYASSDNGESWVDIQGLQGFGAISANRVVGSASVEGQVYVGTNGRGVMFAKGVVEGGDPGNGGGEDSDDDEEEWCDATTTTSAVPTTSSVVIPATTSTTLVTSVRPTTVSTSSRVTTASTSSTSTRISTTSTSTRFTTTSSAPITQPTERAKRWGQCGGINWTGPKECEAPWTCQKLNDWYFQCL, encoded by the exons ATGAAGGTCTCGTCGCTCGTCCACCTGCttgtggctgctgtggctgctcctgctgccgcCGAGTTCTCGTGGAAGAATGTCAACattggtggcggtggtggcttcgTCCCCGGCATCGTCTTTCACCCGACTACCCCTGGGGTGGCTTATGCCAGGACCGACATTGGTGGTCTTTACAGGCTGAACCCTGACGACTCCTGGACTCCCATCACCGATAGCCTTGGCACTGATGAAAGATG GGGCCATTGGGGCATCGATGCTGTCGCCCTGGACCCTCAGGAGCCAAACAGAGTCTATGCGGCGGTGGGCATGTACACCACAAACTGGGATCCCAACCCAGGCGCCATCATCCGCAGTGACGACAAGGGAGCCACGTGGGTGTCCACCGACCTGCCTTTCAAGGTGGGCGGCAACATGCCTGGCCGTGGTATGGGCGAGAGGTTGGCTGTCGATCCCGCCAACTCCAACATCATCTACTTTGGTGCTCGCAGTGGAAATGGTCTGTGGAAGAGTACCGACGGTGGTGCCACCTTCTCCAAGGTGACCTCTTTCACCAATGCGGGATCCTACATCGTGGACCCCAGCGACCTCTATGGTTATAACGGAGACAGGATCGGTCTCACCTTTGTCACCTTCGATTCGACCTCGAGCGTCAGAAATGGCGCCACCTCGCGCATCTTCGTCGGTACTGCTGACAACACCACTGCTTCCGTCTATGTTTCCGACGATGCTGGTGCCACCTGGGCCCCAGTCGCCGGCCAGCCTACGAAGTACTTCCCTCACAAGTGCAAGCTTCAGCCAACCGAGAAGGCTTTATACTTCACTTACAGCGACGGAGCTGGTCCGTATGATGGTACTTCTGGCGGTGTGCACCGCTACGACCTCACCACTGGCACCTGGAAGGACATCACCCCCGTCTCTGGCGGTGATCTCTTCTACGGCTTTGGCGGCTTGGGTCTTGACATGAAGAAGCCCGGCACGCTTGTCGTGGCTAGCTTGAACTCCTGGTGGCCGGACGCCCAACTTTTCCGTTCTACCGACTCTGGTGAGACCTGGTCTCCTCTCTGGGAGTGGGCTGGGTATCCCGACATGAACCTGTACTATAGCATTCAT ACTGATAAAGCACCCTGGATCAACACCGGCTTTCTCTCTCAGGACAGCAAGCGCCTGGGATGGATGATTGAGGCCCTCGAGATCAACCCCCATGACAGCGACCACTGGCTGTACGGCACTGGTTTGACCCTTTTCGGTGGCCACGATTTGACCAAGTGGGATACCACccgcaacatcaccatccactcTCTTGCTGCCGGTATCGAGGAGATGGCTGTCCTTGGCCTTGCATCTGCCCCCGGCGGTTCCGAGCTTCTTGCCGCTGTTGGTGACAACAACGGTTTTACCTTTAAGGAGGCCGCCGATCTCTTGACttctcctcaaaccccctgGATGAACCCCATGTGGACCAGTGCCACTGACGTTG ACTACGCCGGCAACAAGCCCAACCAAGTCGTCCGCGTGGGCAACTCCCCTGGCTCTCCCCAGatcgccatctccaccgacGGCGGCCTCACCTGGTCCCCCCACTACGGCGCCAGCAACACCGACCACAGCGGCACCCTCGCCTACTCGGCCGATGCCTCCACCGTCCTCTGGTCCTCTGGAAACGCCGGCGTCCTCCGCTTCCACACCTCCACCGCAACCACCTACAACCCCGGCTCTGTCGTCCCCTCGGCTGACTCGGCCGAGGGCGTCTTCACGCCCGtcgactccctcccctcgGGCGCCGTCATCGCAGCCGACAAGCGGAATAACTCCATCTTCTACGCCGGCTTCGAAGGGACCCTCTACCGCAGCTTGGACGGCGGCGCCACGTTCTTGACAGTTGCCGTCGACCCCAGAAGCAGCACCACATCCATGACTGTCGTGGCCATCAAGGATATGGTCGCCCACCCCGTCGTTGCTGGTGAAGTCTGGGTTTCCACCAACATCGGTCTCCTCCGCAGCACTGACTACGGCCTCAACTACGCCCAGGTTGGAGAGggcagcatcaccaacacggAGCAGTTCGCCTTCGGTCTCGGTGAGGGAGGGTCGAAGTGGAATATTTATGCTTTCGGCTACGGCTTGAATGGACCGAGGTTGTATGCCAGCTCAGATAATGGAGAGTCGTGGGTTGATATCCAGGGGCTGCAAGGATTTGGGGCTATCAGTGCGAATAGGGTTGTGGGAAGTGCCAGTGTGGAGGGGCAGGTTTATGTGGGTACCAATGGGAGGGGTGTGATGTTTGcaaagggggttgtggagggtggtgaccCGGGTAAcggaggtggggaggatagcgacgatgatgaggaggagtggtgTGATGCTACTACGACGACGAGTGCTGTGCCGACGACTTCGTCCGTGGTGATCCCCGCCACTACAAGCACGACGTTGGTTACTAGTGTCAGGCCTACGACTGTCTCTACCTCTTCGAGGGTTACCACTGCCAGCACgtcttccacctcgaccagaatcagcaccaccagcacttCCACCagattcaccaccaccagctcggCGCCCATCACTCAACCGACTGAGCGTGCGAAGAGGTGGGGACAGTGCGGCGGGATCAACTGGACTGGACCGAAGGAGTGCGAGGCCCCATGGACGTGCCAGAAGCTTAATGATTGGTACTTTCAGTGCTTGTAA